A single region of the Triticum dicoccoides isolate Atlit2015 ecotype Zavitan chromosome 2B, WEW_v2.0, whole genome shotgun sequence genome encodes:
- the LOC119362552 gene encoding momilactone A synthase-like has protein sequence MFRAVAHHLPLRGKMSPAAASISSGVGLARFSTALSSQRLAGKVAIITGAASGMGKATAAEFVRNGAKVILTDIQDDLGRAVAADLGPDASYARCDVTDEAQIAAAVDLAVARHGRLDVLHNHAGVAGRMTMDSVASLDLADFDRTMAANARSAVAGIKHAARVMVPRRSGCIICTASTAGVLGGVNPAYCISKAAVIGAVRALAGELGRQGVRVNAISPHGIATPFGLRGLAELLPEASEEELRRLVESGMNEMGGMVLEVEDIARAAVYLASEEARYVNGHNLVVDGGFTAGKLIHTPDPVRSE, from the exons ATGTTTAGAGCAGTGGCGCACCATCTTCCTCTGAG GGGTAAGATGAGCCCTGCCGCGGCGTCGATCTCGTCGGGCGTCGGCCTCGCTCGCTTCTCCACGGCCCTGAGTTCCCAGAG GCTGGCCGGGAAGGTGGCCATCATCACCGGCGCCGCCAGCGGCATGGGCAAGGCGACCGCCGCGGAGTTCGTCAGGAACGGCGCCAAGGTCATCCTCACCGACATCCAGGACGACCTCGGCCGCGCAGTCGCCGCCGATCTCGGCCCCGACGCCTCCTACGCCCGCTGCGACGTGACGGACGAGGCGCAGATCGCCGCGGCCGTCGACCTCGCGGTGGCGCGCCACGGCCGGCTCGACGTCCTGCACAACCACGCCGGGGTCGCGGGGAGGATGACCATGGACTCCGTCGCGTCCCTCGACCTCGCCGACTTCGACCGCACCATGGCAGCCAACGCGCGGTCCGCCGTGGCCGGGATCAAGCACGCGGCGCGCGTGATGGTGCCGCGCCGGAGCGGGTGCATCATCTGCACGGCGAGCACggcgggggtgctcggcggcgtgaACCCCGCGTACTGCATCTCCAAGGCCGCCGTGATCGGCGCCGTGCGGGCGCTGGCCGGGGAGCTGGGGAGGCAGGGCGTGCGCGTGAATGCCATCTCGCCGCATGGCATCGCGACGCCGTTCGGGCTGCGCGGGCTGGCGGAGCTGCTCccggaggcgagcgaggaggagctgAGGCGACTGGTGGAGTCGGGCATGAACGAGATGGGCGGTATGGTGCTGGAGGTGGAGGACATCGCGCGGGCGGCCGTGTACCTGGCGTCCGAGGAGGCCAGGTATGTCAACGGGCACaacctcgtcgtcgacggtggtTTTACAGCGGGGAAGCTGATTCACACGCCGGATCCGGTGAGGAGTGAGTGA